The following is a genomic window from Flavobacteriales bacterium.
TCATGCCGGCATCGGACAGCGCTTGCCGAGCCACGGCGTCGGCGCCCAGATCATAGGTGGCGTACACCTCGGCCGGCTTCAGGATGATGGCCTGGTCGCGGTCCTTCCAACGCGGACCGCGGCTGATCTCGGGCCGCTGGCGCGCGGGCGCCGCGTCGGCCAGGCCGGCATTGGCCACGGCCAGGAAGAGGTCGGCCGTGGGGCGCAGCTCCTCCGGCATGTGGATGTTGTCCTTGGCGGGGACCATCACCACCGTGAAGGGCACGGTATCCTCGTGGAAGCTGAACATGCGGTAGGCCACGTAGTTGCCGATGTAGGGGGCGCTGGCCTGCCGGGCGCTGTCGTTGGAGAGGGCCACGGGCCAGAACTGGGGCCCGCTGTTGGCCACCACCAGCGCCTGCTGGTCCTCCGGCAGTCCGGTGGCCTGCAGCGCGGCCTTGGCCGAGCGGCCCTTGATCAGGTCATTCCCGGTGCGTATGGCGTCCCAGCGGGTGATCCGCACCTGTTGCTGGGCCTGAAGGGCGAGCATGGAGCACGCCGCGAGAAGGGTGAAAAGGGACCTCATGGGGATCGATCGGCACCTTCCTACGGAGAAGGTCGGCCGAAAGGTACCTCCGGCCCGGACCGCGAACGATCCGCACCTTCGCGTGTTGCTTTGTCACCATGCTCCGAACCATGCTCTCCGGTATGTTCCTGCTCTCCCTCTTCGGCTGCGGCCGTGCGCAAGGGCCCATCGCGCCCGTGACCCCGGTCGCCCCGTTCCATGCGCTGAAGGCCACCGACATCACGGGTGCACCGGTCGACCTGTCGGCGTACAAGGGCCATCCCGTGCTCATCGTCAACACCGCCAGCCGCTGCGGCCACACGCCGCAGTATGCCGAACTGCAGGAGCTGTACATGCGCTACGAGGCGAAGGGCCTGGTGGTCCTGGGTTTCCCCAGCAACGATTTCCTGCGGCAGGAGCCCGGCGACAACGCCGAGATCGCCGAGTTCTGCACCAAGAACTACGGGGTCACCTTTCCCATGATGGCCAAGGTGGAGGTGAAGGGCGAGGGCCGCGACCCGGTGTACCAGTGGCTCACGCGCAAGGACCTGAACGGGGCCATGGACAGCAAGGTGAAGTGGAACTTCCAGAAGTACCTCGTGGACGGACAGGGCCGCTTGATCGGCGTGTTCGATCCCGGCACCGACCCGCTCGACCCGGGCATCACCACCCTCATCGACGCCAACCTATGAACCGATGCGCCCCGCTGTTGCTCTCCGCGCTGCTGGCCTGTGGCGCACCGCCCGAGTCCACCACGGCCCCCTCGTCCACCCCGACGGAAGCCCCCTCGACCATGCCTGAGTTCCACACCCTCGCCGCCACCACCATCGATGGCAAGCCCTTTCCCTTCGAGCAGCTCAAAGGGCGGAAGGTGATCATCGTGAACACGGCCAGCGAGTGCGGCTACACGCCACAGTATGCCGAACTTCAGGAACTGTACGCTGCTCACAAGGACAGAGGGCTTGTGGTGCTCGGCTTCCCCAGCAACGATTTCGGCGGCCAGGAGCCGGGCGCCGAGGCGGAGATCGCAGCCTTCTGCGCCAAGAACTACGGCGTCAGCTTCCCCCTGATGAGCAAGGTGCGCACGACGGGCGCGGAGCAGCACCCTGTGTACGCATGGCTCACCCACAGCGACCGCAACGGCGTGCTGAACACGGAGGTGAAGTGGAACTTCCACAAGTTCCTCATCGACGAGCAGGGTGTGCTGCAGAAGGACCTGCCGAGCAGTGTCAGCCCGCTGGATCCGGCGGTGCTGGCGTGGGTGGAGGGGTGAGGTCGGCGTTCGTGCACGTCTCCGGATCATCTTTGCGGCACCATGCACGGCGGACCGGTCGACATCCTCTGCATCACCGCGCACCCCGATGACGCGGAGATCTCCTGCGCAGGCACCCTGATGCGCCAGATCGAGCTGGGCCACAGCGTGGGTCTGGTGGAGCTCACCGCCGGCGAACTGGGCACGCGCGGCAGCGCCACCCTGCGCAGGCAGGAGGCTGAAGCGGCCATGAAGGTCATCGGCGCGCGGTTCCGGTATGACCTGGGTCTGCCCGACGGCTTCTTCCGCTCGGAGCGCGAGGTGCTGCTCAAGGTCATCACCGTGCTGCGCCTGCACCGGCCGCGCGTGGTGATCACTAACGCGGTGCGCGACCGTCATCCCGACCACGGCCGGGGTGCCGATCTGGTGCGGGAGGCCGTGTTCCTCAGCGGCCTGCGGCGCATCGACACCATCTTCAGCGGCAAGCCCCAGGAGCCCTGGCGGCCCACCACGTTGATGCACTGCGTGCAGGACAACTGGATCGATCCCGACGTGGTGGTGGACATCACTCCCTTCTGGGACCGCAAGATGGAGGCGCTGATGTGCTTCCGTTCGCAATTCTACGACCCCACCAGCACCGAACCGGAGAGCCCGATCGCCACGCGGGAGTTCCTGCCTTTCCTGGAAGGGCGACATCGGGCGATGGGGCGCATCATCCACGCGTCGTACGGCGAAGGCTTCACGGTGCAGCGCGCGCCGGGCGTCCGCGATGTGATGGAGCTGGCGTGAGGCGCGCTCATCGACCCACCAGCCGGAGCAGCCGATCGAGGTCCGCACGGCCCGGCCGGTGATCGCGGAGGCGTGCACCACTGAGGGTCGCGAAGCGCCAGCCCTGGTAGGTGGCGTTCACCAGGTAGGCCAGCGAGGCGGTCAAGGCCGCGCCCGCGGTGCCCCAGGCGGGCACCAGCACCAGGCCGGCGCCGATCGTCACCAACAGCCCGAGCCCCGAGCCCACGGCGTTATGCACGTTGCGGCCCACTCCGCTGAAGTAGTGGCTGTAGGCCTGCGAGGCGGCCATGCCCACGATGCCGGGGGCCAGGCAGGCCAGCAGGGGGCGCACACCGGTCACCTCGGCCCCGAAGAGCAGGGCGTACACCGCGTCCGGCAGCAGCAGCGCCACCAGCAGGGCGCCGGTCGCGGCCGCCACCGAGGCCTTGAACACCGTGAGGGTGAGCGCGCGCTGCCGCTCGGCGGCGGGCTCGTTGCTCACCGCGCTGTACAGCACCATGCCCAGGCTGCGCGGCACCAGCCAGGCACCCTCGGCCAGTTGCGTCGCCACCGAGTACACGCCCAGCGCGGCCAGCCCCTGGAAGTGTTCGATCAGGTAGTAGGCGAAGCGGTAGTTCAGCAGCTGCATGGTGTTGGCCCCCTGCACGTGCAACCCCTGCAGCACCATGCGGCGCAGCAGGCCATCCGCTTCGGGCGGTGCGGGACCCCGTGCGCGCTGTACCAGGGCCCATGCGCTGAGGCCCACCGTGGTGGCGAAGGCCGCGTAGGAGGCCTGCACATAGGCCTGCACCGAAGCCCCGCCCGGCATGCGCACCAGGGCAGTGAACACCATCAGCAGCACCAGCCCGTGCAGGGCGGTGATGCGGTTGTAGGCCGCGATGCACTGCCGGCCGAGCAGCACGTTCAGGTGAATGGTGTAGAACGATTGCATCAGCGCGAGCACCACGACGTGTCCGGTCAGGCCAGTGGGCACCAGCGGAAGCATCTTCAGCACGGCGAAGGCGACCAGGGCGGTGAGCACGGCCCAGCCGTAGGCGGGCCGGAGCAGGGCCGGCAGCGGGGCGCGCGGCACCAGGTGCACCAGCGCGCCGCCACCCACCACGTTGTTCAGCAGTTGCACGAGCGTGATGGCGAGCACGATGAGGCTGATGGAGCCCAGGCCCTCAGCGCCCAGCAGGTGGCCGGCCACCATGATCACCAGCAGGTTCGCCAGCGTGGTCCACGCTCGGGCGATCACCGAACCGATGGCGGGGCGGATCATGGGCGCAGCCTGGCGAGGAGGGTGGACAGTTTCCGCTGGCGTTCGCGCGCGGCCCGGTCGGGCACCCGCAGAAAGCGCTTGCCGTCGACGAGCGTCACATCACCTACGGCGCTCACGGTGTGCAGGCCCTTGGAGTAGGCGCTGTTGGTGATGGGGCCCACCGTGCGCACGGCCTCTTCCCGGAAGGCCGTGGGGCTCAGTTCCAGCACCCGATGGAACACCACGCGGCCCCCGTAGGTGAGGCTGCTGTCCTGCCCGGGGCGGTACAGGGCGCCCTGATGCACGAAGGGCGTGCCGGCCGGCCGCGCGGAGCGTACATCGGTCTTCACGGGGTTCAGGGGATGCGGCAGGTAGGGCCCGTGGAGGTCCGCGGCGTGGTAGAGGAAGAGCTCGGTGTTGGTGAGCGGCGCCTTGGTCCCGAAGAGCCACCAGCGGCCGTTCCAGTGCACTGGCGTGGGGTCGAACAGCGGCTCCTCCAGCAGGGTGGCCACAGGCTCCATCCGGGTCATGGCCTCGTCGAGCTCGTAGAGCTGCACCCGTCCCAGCGCCGCCTGCTCGGGGATCACGCAGGTGCGGCCTTCATGCGTCAGCACGAACGGGTAGGAGAGGTGCTCCGGCAGGTCGAGCAGGGTGCGCGAGCGCTTCAGCACGTTGTCGCGCTTGGGTCGCAGACGGGCGATCTCGCCTTTGGCGCGCGCATGGTCGTACTTCTCGTACAGCACATGCAACTGTCCCTCGGCGTCAGTGAACCCGAAGGGATCGGCGCGGAACGAGCGCTCGGCGGGCGCCGGTAGCCAGCGCACGTTGAGGCTGGGCTTCTCCTCCAGCAGCCGGTGGATCGGCTGGTTCAGCACGCCGATGTTCCACTCCTCGTGCCGCGTGAGCGATGCCCGGTGGAAGCGCAGCTTGTTGCGCAGCTGCACGAAGAGGAAGCGCAGGAAGGTGAGGTTGCCGGGATAGCGCAGGATCGGTGCGGTGGTGCCGCTTGTGTGGCCCTGGGCGGCATCCGGGTCACCGGCCAGGATGCGACGCATCACCAGCGAGGGCCAGACGGCGCTATGGCGGAGCACGGTGTCCACCG
Proteins encoded in this region:
- the bshB1 gene encoding bacillithiol biosynthesis deacetylase BshB1, with amino-acid sequence MHGGPVDILCITAHPDDAEISCAGTLMRQIELGHSVGLVELTAGELGTRGSATLRRQEAEAAMKVIGARFRYDLGLPDGFFRSEREVLLKVITVLRLHRPRVVITNAVRDRHPDHGRGADLVREAVFLSGLRRIDTIFSGKPQEPWRPTTLMHCVQDNWIDPDVVVDITPFWDRKMEALMCFRSQFYDPTSTEPESPIATREFLPFLEGRHRAMGRIIHASYGEGFTVQRAPGVRDVMELA
- a CDS encoding polysaccharide biosynthesis C-terminal domain-containing protein, producing the protein MIRPAIGSVIARAWTTLANLLVIMVAGHLLGAEGLGSISLIVLAITLVQLLNNVVGGGALVHLVPRAPLPALLRPAYGWAVLTALVAFAVLKMLPLVPTGLTGHVVVLALMQSFYTIHLNVLLGRQCIAAYNRITALHGLVLLMVFTALVRMPGGASVQAYVQASYAAFATTVGLSAWALVQRARGPAPPEADGLLRRMVLQGLHVQGANTMQLLNYRFAYYLIEHFQGLAALGVYSVATQLAEGAWLVPRSLGMVLYSAVSNEPAAERQRALTLTVFKASVAAATGALLVALLLPDAVYALLFGAEVTGVRPLLACLAPGIVGMAASQAYSHYFSGVGRNVHNAVGSGLGLLVTIGAGLVLVPAWGTAGAALTASLAYLVNATYQGWRFATLSGARLRDHRPGRADLDRLLRLVGR
- a CDS encoding glutathione peroxidase — encoded protein: MFLLSLFGCGRAQGPIAPVTPVAPFHALKATDITGAPVDLSAYKGHPVLIVNTASRCGHTPQYAELQELYMRYEAKGLVVLGFPSNDFLRQEPGDNAEIAEFCTKNYGVTFPMMAKVEVKGEGRDPVYQWLTRKDLNGAMDSKVKWNFQKYLVDGQGRLIGVFDPGTDPLDPGITTLIDANL
- a CDS encoding glutathione peroxidase — translated: MNRCAPLLLSALLACGAPPESTTAPSSTPTEAPSTMPEFHTLAATTIDGKPFPFEQLKGRKVIIVNTASECGYTPQYAELQELYAAHKDRGLVVLGFPSNDFGGQEPGAEAEIAAFCAKNYGVSFPLMSKVRTTGAEQHPVYAWLTHSDRNGVLNTEVKWNFHKFLIDEQGVLQKDLPSSVSPLDPAVLAWVEG